From Debaryomyces hansenii CBS767 chromosome C complete sequence, a single genomic window includes:
- a CDS encoding DEHA2C07744p (similar to uniprot|P49704 Saccharomyces cerevisiae YGR091w PRP31 Splicing factor), with protein MEDYERELLADLGSDFSDEEESENLNENNVESNTLQPIERISSQYTELKFEDKLRQLLNDEYNYSLQDRLDQVDITNVSDITQISKIFPIIPELQSHIEVYSRDDNCDYLDLLSSVNNENQSEEYSFILMVNELSQVINQEISLVHSFIKLQFKVVFSELETLVLNPVDYANIILLIKQDLSNIKRYESELMRIVSNEKVLVIIMSAMQHVKDQFVLNDQDFEMISKACRLVIDLNNVLNQLSEFISSKLSKFAPNVSAIVGPITTSQLLIASGSLRQLSLTASCNLPSLGVRDLSSQKTNKNVRQTGYLYHCELIKYLPPSIIRSAMRVLSGKVILAARIDLSQSCPSGSLGQKYLEEVTNKIEKLLTPPEAQGDKALPAPTEHKSKKRGGRRFRKMKERFQMSELRKAQNKMEFGKQEESVTDSFGEEVGLGMSRGGAGRLNIQANANTNAKMSKSLTNRLQSQKVSNNTFNDDFDSILLTNNANNSPTIVDNHTPNGSNKSKWFTGMVKRKREEDSTEPSDSKKLKF; from the coding sequence GAAAATAATGTAGAACTGAATACATTGCAACCAATAGAACGTATTTCATCACAGTATACAGAGTTGAAGTTCGAGGATAAATTAAGACAGTTATTGAATGACGAATACAATTATAGTTTACAAGATAGATTAGACCAAGTTGATATTACCAATGTTAGTGACATAACCcaaatttctaaaattttcCCAATAATTCCAGAGTTGCAATCGCATATTGAGGTTTATTCCAGAGATGACAATTGTGACTATTTGGACTTACTATCATCAGTAAATAATGAGAATCAGAGTGAAgaatattcatttatattgatgGTTAATGAATTGTCGCAGGTTATCAATCAGGAAATTTCACTAGTTCATTCATTCATCAAATTGCAATTCAAGGTGGTATTTTCAGAGCTTGAGACACTCGTATTAAATCCGGTAGATTATgcaaatattattcttctaATCAAACAAGACTTATCGAATATTAAAAGATATGAGTCGGAGCTTATGAGAATTGTATCTAATGAAAAGGTGCTTGTAATAATTATGTCCGCTATGCAACATGTTAAGGATCAATTTGTCTTAAACGACCAGGATTTTGAAATGATATCCAAAGCATGCCGTCTAGTTATCGACCTTAATAACGTTTTGAATCAGTTATCCGAGTTTATCTcatcaaagttatcaaaatttgCACCTAACGTATCTGCAATAGTAGGTCCTATAACAACCTCTCAGCTTTTGATAGCTAGTGGTTCTCTTAGACAATTATCGTTAACAGCATCGTGTAATCTCCCGTCCTTGGGGGTAAGAGATTTGTCCTCCCAAAAAACTAACAAAAATGTACGCCAAACAGGGTATTTGTATCATTGTGagttaataaaatatttacctCCTAGTATTATTAGGTCGGCAATGAGGGTTTTAAGTGGAAAAGTAATACTTGCTGCAAGAATTGACTTATCTCAATCTTGTCCATCGGGTTCACTTGgacaaaaatatttggagGAGGttacaaataaaattgaaaaactATTAACCCCACCAGAAGCACAGGGAGATAAAGCATTACCGGCACCTACTGAACATAAATCCAAAAAGCGTGGTGGTAGGAGGTTTAGAAAGATGAAAGAGCGTTTCCAAATGTCTGAATTGCGTAAAGCTCAAAACAAAATGGAATTTGGTAAACAGGAAGAGTCTGTGACAGATAGTTTTGGAGAGGAAGTTGGATTAGGGATGAGTAGAGGAGGTGCTGGTAGACTAAATATTCAAGCCAATGCTAATACGAATGCAAAAATGTCTAAATCGTTGACCAATAGATTACAACTGCAAAAAGTATCAAACAATACGTTCAATGACGACTTTGACAGCATCCTATTGACCAAcaatgcaaataattctcCAACTATCGTCGATAATCATACACCAAATGGTTCGAATAAGAGTAAATGGTTTACAGGCATGGTCAAACGGAAAAGAGAGGAAGATTCGACAGAGCCATCAGACTCTAAAAAGTTAAAATTCTAG